In one window of Camelina sativa cultivar DH55 chromosome 15, Cs, whole genome shotgun sequence DNA:
- the LOC104745244 gene encoding nuclear pore complex protein NUP1-like (The sequence of the model RefSeq protein was modified relative to this genomic sequence to represent the inferred CDS: added 19 bases not found in genome assembly): MASAARGESSNPYGGGYGTGGKARKPTARRSQKTPYDRPPTSVRNSGLGGGDDRGGGWLSKLVDPAQRLITYSAHRLFASVFRKRLVSGETPTQSPEQQKQLPERDVNLEKKVKHKQDVSNLSMKSDLIRREDTNASVDQTKDGFTDLEKILQGKTFTRSEVDRLTTLLRSKAADSSTVNEANIVVRHPPSHERDRTHLNNGSMNAIVSTPPGSSRALVECVDSPAQIAKAYMGSRPSEVTPSMLGLRGQAGREDSVFLNRTPFPQKSPTMSLVPKSSGQRPLENGFVTPRSRGRSAVYSMARTPYSRPQSTVKIGSLFQASPGTWEGSLPSGSRQGFQSGLKRRSSVLDNDVGSVGPVRRIRQKSNLSSRSLALPASESPLSVRANGGQKTTHTSRDSAENNPGSSFNLVPTQSSEMASKIFQKLDYLVSPREKSPSKLSPSMLRGPALKSLQNVEAPKFLDNLPEKKENMPDSSYQKQEKSRESGSREVLAPSEKTGGTVDGTSKTGSTQDQETLGKGAYLPLTNSFVEHPPKKRAFRMSAHEDFLDLDDDHGAASTPFEVVEKQNVFKVEKSRISMPNGEKLLTPSEAMPSTSYISNGVASQGTSNGSLETGRFKFSALPTEAVQQSNMASEPTSKFIQETDKSSISPSKLTSKEKVISLEEPKKADAVFPSFFSSPAATDLLNQNAGASADIKLKETSSTGFGVSEGWAKPTESKKTFSNSASGAESTTSAASTLNGSIFSAGANAVSPPPNNWSLSSVPSFPPTISSIPSNNSVGDVPSTVQSLAATPSSSSIFGKLPADTSNDSNSQSTAAPPASSTSPFKFGEHAAPFSAPAVTQSSGQISKESEVKKSTFENTNTFKFGGMASAEPSTGSGFGAKSSENKSTPGFVFGSSSPAVADAGKNIFGGTSSVVGGSTLNPSTAASSAPVSSGSLIFGVTSSSTPVTETGKFSVSSAATNAGSNNAGSNIFGTSPPAFSSSGSSMFGSVAASTGGSIFGFNAGSSASSASAASSQSQASNLFGAANAQTGNTGSGTTTSTQSTPFQFGSSASAPTFGSSGNSSLASNSSPFVFASGSTPQLSSINSSASSSGTTSSPLFGSSWQAPNSAPVFSSSFTPSSSPSFNFGGSSAATGGSSTPAPIFGASTNTPSSSPIFGFNSTGPTTPQQPVFGNSAPSANPSQSVFGNSNSGFAFGAPNNTNGINNNNQQVSMEDSMAEDTYQANKASMVAPPMFGQPAVTMPQPNFGFGGGAATQPSSMANPFQFGGQPIPSTPQNASPFQASQSLEFQGGGSFSLGSTGGGDKSGRRIFKAKKTNRKK; encoded by the exons ATGGCGAGCGCGGCACGCGGTGAAAGCAGCAACCCTTACGGCGGCGGATATGGAACCGGTGGAAAGGCTCGGAAGCCGACGGCTCGAAGGTCTCAGAAAACTCCGTATGATCGACCACCGACTTCTGTGAGGAACTCTGGACTTGGTGGCGGAGATGACAGAGGCGGCGGCTGGTTGTCGAAATTGGTGGATCCGGCTCAGAGGCTTATTACTTATAGTGCTCATAGGCTCTTCGCTTCGGTTTTCCGTAAACGCCTTGTCTCAGGTGAGACGCCTACACAGTCTCCGGAGCAGCAGAAGCAGCTTCCAGAAAGAG ATgtgaatctggagaagaaggtAAAACACAAACAGGACGTCTCCAAT CTGTCTATGAAGAGTGATTTGATTCGGAGGGAAGATACAAATGCATCTGTTGATCAAACCAAAGATGGATTTACAGATCTTGAGAAAATCTTACAGGggaaaacttttacaag GTCTGAAGTTGATCGATTAACTACCTTGCTGCGTTCAAAAGCTGCTGATTCATCCACTGTGAATGAAGCGAATATTGTTGTGAGACATCCGCCATCACATGAGAGGGATAGGACGCATCTAAATAATGGAAGTATGAACGCCATTGTTTCGACACCTCCTGGAAGTTCGAGA GCACTCGTCGAGTGTGTTGATTCGCCAGCACAGATTGCCAAGGCCTACATGGGTAGCCGACCTTCAGAAGTTACTCCTTCTATGTTGGGATTGCGTGGTCAAGCTGGTAGGGAAGATTCTGTTTTCCTGAACAGAACCCCGTTTCCGCAGAAGTCACCTACAATGTCACTGGTACCAAAGTCTTCTGGACAAAGACCTTTGGAAAATGGTTTTGTCACCCCTAGATCTCGGGGAAGATCTGCTGTTTATAGCATGGCCAGAACACCATACTCTAGGCCTCAGTCCACTGTGAAG attggGTCTCTTTTTCAAGCATCTCCAGGTACATGGGAAGGTAGCTTACCTTCTGGTTCTAGGCAAGGGTTTCAATCG ggTCTTAAACGGAGGAGCTCAGTCTTAGATAATGACGTAGGATCTGTGGGCCCTGTAAGGAGGATTCGTCAAAAATCTAACCTTTCGTCCCGAAGCTTGGCTCTTCCTGCTTCTGAGAGCCCACTTTCTGTCCGTGCCAATGGTGGACAAAAAACTACACATACATCTAGAGACAGTGCAGAGAATAATCCTGGTTCAAGTTTTAACCTTGTTCCTACCCAGTCCAGTGAGATGgcttcaaaaatatttcaaaagctTGATTATCTGGTCTCACCAAGGGAGAAATCACCAAGTAAGTTATCACCATCCATGCTACGTGGTCCCGCACTCAAAAGCCTACAGAATGTGGAGGCACCAAAGTTCTTGGATAATCTTCCtgagaagaaggaaaatatGCCAGATTCTAGCTATCAAAAGCAGGAAAAATCTAGAGAGAGTGGCTCCAGAGAGGTTTTGGCCCCGAGTGAGAAGACTGGTGGTACTGTTGATGGCACAAGCAAAACAGGTTCCACTCAAGATCAGGAGACTCTTGGTAAAGGTGCCTATTTGCCTCTCACGAATTCGTTTGTAGAGCATCCTCCAAAAAAGAGAGCATTTCGAATGAGTGCGCATGag GATTTCTTGGATTTGGATGATGATCATGGTGCGGCATCTACTCCCTTTGAAGTGGTAGAAAAACAGAATGTCTTCAAAGTAGAGAAAAGTCGTATCAGCATGCCTAATGGGGAGAAACTACTTACTCCCTCTGAAGCGATGCCCTCTACATCATATATATCTAATGGTGTCGCATCTCAGGGTACTTCTAATGGATCTTTGGAAACTGGAAGGTTCAAGTTCTCGGCTTTGCCCACTGAAGCTGTTCAGCAAAGTAATATGGCCTCAGAGCCAACTTCAAAGTTCATACAAGAGACTGACAAATCGAGTATTTCTCCTAGCAAGCTTACCTCAAAAGAGAAAGTTATTTCTCTCGAAGAGCCTAAAAAAGCTGATGCTGTATTTCCCAGCTTCTTCTCATCACCGGCTGCCACTGACTTGTTAAATCAAAACGCTGGTGCATCTGCAGACATCA CACTGGTTTTGGAGTATCAGAGGGTTGGGCAAAACCAACTGAATCAAAGAAAACTTTCAGCAACAGTGCTTCTGGAGCTGAGTCAACTACCTCAGCTGCATCAACCCTCAATGGTAGTATATTCTCAGCTGGAGCAAACGCTGTCAGTCCACCTCCAAATAATTGGTCTCTTAGTTCAGTCCCTTCCTTCCCACCTACTATCTCAAGTATACCTTCCAATAATTCTGTGGGTGATGTTCCGTCAACTGTGCAATCTCTTGCCGCCACTCCCAGTTCCTCTAGTATATTTGGAAAGTTGCCTGCTGATACCAGTAACGATAGCAACTCACAATCAACTGCAGCACCACCCGCCTCTTCTACATCACCTTTCAAATTTGGGGAACATGCAGCTCCATTTTCTGCGCCAGCTGTAACTCAATCTAGCGGACAGATCTCAAAGGAGTCTGAAGTAAAAAAGTCAACatttgaaaatacaaacacTTTCAAGTTTGGTGGAATGGCTTCAGCAGAGCCGAGCACTGGCAGCGGTTTTGGTGCTAAGTCCTCAGAAAATAAAAGCACGCCAGGTTTTGTGTTTGGAAGCTCATCTCCTGCTGTGGCAGATGcaggtaaaaatatatttggtgGGACATCCTCTGTGGTTGGTGGCAGCACATTAAACCCATCTACTGCTGCATCATCTGCTCCTGTGAGCTCTGGAAGTTTAATATTTGGTGTGACATCTTCCTCAACCCCTGTGACGGAGACAGGCAAATTTTCTGTGAGTTCGGCAGCTACTAATGCCGGGAGTAATAATGCCGGAAGTAATATTTTTGGTACTTCCCCTCCTGCATTTTCAAGCTCTGGTAGTAGCATGTTTGGAAGTGTAGCTGCCAGTACCGGAGGCagtatttttggatttaatgcTGGTTCATCAGCTTCATCAGCTTCTGCTGCTAGCTCTCAATCTCAGGCCTCGAATCTTTTCGGTGCTGCAAATGCTCAGACAGGTAATACTGGCAGCGGAACCACAACATCAACCCAAAGCACCCCCTTCCAGTTTGGTTCGTCTGCATCTGCTCCAACATTTGGTTCGTCTGGGAACTCTTCTCTTGCATCAAACAGTTCTCCATTTGTATTTGCTTCAGGCTCAACTCCTCAACTGAGTTCGATAAACTCCTCTGCAAGCTCTAGTGGTACAACAAGCTCTCCCCTATTTGGGTCAAGCTGGCAAGCTCCCAACTCTGCTCCAGTATTTAGTTCCTCGTTCACCCCTTCTTCATCTCCCTCCTTTAACTTTGGAGGATCGTCTGCTGCTACTGGTGGGTCAAGCACCCCTGCTCCCATTTTTGGTGCATCTACCAACaccccatcatcatcacctatCTTTGGTTTCAACTCAACCGGTCCTACCACTCCGCAGCAGCCGGTATTTGGTAACTCAGCCCCCTCAGCGAATCCATCACAGTCTGTGTTCGGTAACTCGAATTCCGGGTTTGCATTTGGTGCTCCTAATAACACAAATGGCATCAACAATAATAACCAACAAGTAAGCATGGAAGACAGCATGGCAGAAGACACATACCAAGCTAATAAAGCATCCATGGTAGCGCCGCCAATGTTTGGACAACCGGCTGTCACGATGCCGCAACCGAACTTTGGCTTTGGCGGAGGAGCAGCGACACAGCCTTCATCAATGGCTAACCCGTTCCAGTTTGGAGGGCAGCCGATCCCAAGCACGCCACAGAACGCATCACCTTTCCAGGCATCACAGAGTCTAGAGTTTCAAGGAGGTGGGAGCTTTTCACTAGGCAGCACTGGAGGAGGCGATAAGTCAGGACGCAGAATCTTTAAAGCGAAGAAAACCAACAGGAAGAAATAA
- the LOC104745245 gene encoding calcium-dependent protein kinase 2-like, with translation MGNVCVGPNISGNGFLQTVTAAMWRPRLGAEQASSSSHGKAEVAKQAVSEPAPDQVQYKPPEPITMPNPRTNPETISKPGPEIKPEETKQKALPDESKQRALPEETKQQVLVQPETTQPETKSESKPETTVPETKSESKTEATVPETKSESKPDATVPETKSESKPETKTEPKNPKHMRRVSSAGLRTESVLQRKTENFKEFYSLGRKLGQGQFGTTFLCLEKGTGNEYACKSISKRKLLTDEDVEDVRREIQIMHHLAGHPNVISIKGAYEDVVAVHLVMELCSGGELFDRIIQRGHYTERKAADLARTIVGVLEACHSLGVMHRDLKPENFLFVSKEEDSLLKTIDFGLSMFFKPDEVFTDVVGSPYYVAPEVLRKRYGPESDVWSAGVIVYILLSGVPPFWAETEQGIFEQVLHGDLDFSSDPWPSISESAKDLVRKMLVRDPKRRLTAHQVLCHPWVQIDGVAPDKPLDSAVLSRMKQFSAMNKFKKMALRVIAESLSEEEIAGLKEMFKMIDADNSGQITFEELKAGLKRVGANLKESEILDLMQAADVDNSGTIDYKEFIAATLHLNKIEREDHLFAAFSYFDKDESGFITPDELQQACEEFGVEDARIEEMMRDVDQDKDGRIDYNEFVAMMQKGSIMGGPVKMGLENSISISLKH, from the exons ATGGGTAATGTTTGCGTTGGACCAAACATTTCTGGCAATGGTTTCTTGCAAACTGTCACGGCTGCAATGTGGCGACCACGGCTTGGAGCTGagcaagcttcttcttcttctcatggtAAAGCAGAAGTTGCCAAACAAGCAGTTTCAGAACCAGCACCTGATCAAGTCCAGTATAAGCCCCCTGAGCCTATCACAATGCCAAACCCAAGGACCAATCCTGAAACCATATCAAAACCTGGTCCAGAGATCAAACCTGAAGAAACCAAGCAGAAAGCTCTTCCTGATGAAAGCAAACAGAGAGCTCTTCCTGAAGAGACCAAGCAGCAAGTTCTTGTGCAGCCGGAGACAACACAACCAGAGACAAAGTCTGAATCCAAGCCGGAGACGACAGTACCAGAAACAAAGTCTGAATCCAAGACGGAGGCGACAGTACCAGAAACAAAGTCTGAATCCAAGCCGGATGCGACAGTACCAGAAACAAAGTCTGAATCCAAGCCGGAGACGAAAACTGAACCTAAGAATCCTAAGCATATGAGGAGAGTGTCCAGTGCAGGGCTTAGAACTGAGTCAGTGTTACAGAGGAAAACTGAAAACTTTAAAGAGTTCTATTCATTAGGAAGGAAACTTGGACAAGGGCAATTTGGGACAACGTTTTTGTGCCTTGAGAAAGGTACCGGGAACGAGTATGCTTGCAAGTCGATTTCCAAGAGGAAGCTTTTAACTGATGAGGACGTTGAAGATGTGAGAAGAGAGATTCAAATAATGCATCACTTGGCTGGTCATCCAAATGTTATTTCCATTAAAGGAGCTTATGAGGATGTTGTGGCGGTACACCTTGTGATGGAGTTGTGCTCTGGTGGAGAGCTTTTTGATAGGATTATTCAACGTGGACATTACACAGAGAGGAAAGCTGCTGATCTTGCCAGAACCATTGTTGGGGTTCTAGAGGCTTGTCACTCTCTTGGTGTCATGCATCGAGACCTCAAGCCTGAGAATTTTCTATTTGTTAGTAAAGAGGAAGACTCTCTCTTGAAAACGATTGACTTTGGACTTTCAATGTTCTTTAAGCCAG ATGAGGTTTTTACAGATGTTGTTGGTAGTCCGTATTACGTAGCTCCAGAGGTTCTTAGAAAGCGTTATGGTCCTGAATCAGATGTGTGGAGTGCTGGtgtgattgtttacattttgttAAGCGGAGTTCCTCCTTTTTGGGCAG AAACCGAACAAGGTATTTTCGAGCAGGTCCTTCATGGAGATCTTGACTTTTCATCTGATCCATGGCCAAGCATCTCTGAAAGTGCAAAAGACTTGGTCAGGAAAATGCTTGTTCGCGACCCCAAGCGAAGACTAACCGCGCATCAAGTATTAT GTCATCCATGGGTACAAATTGATGGTGTGGCTCCAGATAAACCTTTGGACTCTGCTGTTCTGAGCCGTATGAAGCAATTTTCTGCAATGAACAAGTTCAAGAAAATGGCTCTAAGA GTCATAGCCGAGAGCTTATCTGAAGAAGAAATAGCTGGTTTGAAAGAAATGTTTAAGATGATTGACGCTGACAATAGTGGTCAGATAACTTTCGAAGAACTGAAAGCAGGACTAAAACGAGTTGGTGCCAATCTCAAAGAGTCAGAAATTCTTGATCTAATGCAAGCA GCTGATGTAGACAATAGCGGAACAATAGACTACAAAGAGTTCATAGCAGCCACATTGCATCTAaacaaaatagagagagaggaccATTTGTTCGCTGCATTCTCCTACTTTGACAAGGATGAGAGCGGCTTCATTACCCCGGACGAGCTTCAACAAGCCTGCGAGGAGTTTGGCGTTGAAGATGCCCGCATAGAAGAAATGATGCGTGATGTTGATCAAGACAAG GACGGGAGAATAGACTACAACGAGTTTGTGGCAATGATGCAGAAAGGAAGCATAATGGGAGGACCAGTGAAGATGGGTTTAGAGAACAGCATTAGCATATCTCTGAAACATTAG